From Phycisphaeraceae bacterium, a single genomic window includes:
- a CDS encoding triphosphoribosyl-dephospho-CoA synthase codes for MNRDTSSNDEILGFTVGQLAQLACIAEVSAAKAGNVTVNQSFSDTNWLDFVASALAIGPVLDRCAEQGVGATVLQCVRATQAVARGNTNLGMILLLAPLCAVPLDKPLETEVPRVLAELTQADADAVYEAIALARPGGLGRVEHGDVHDRPKMSLISAMTLAADRDAIARQYASGFDDIFKRIVPDLIVLAQRYPLDAAITWVHVAQMGAEADTLIRRKCGDEAAHECQDRAAEVFEAALKGDPQTRAKFVELDKYLRAEGNLRNPGTSADLIAAGLFVALRNGAIKLPTAWAQPMRP; via the coding sequence ATGAACCGCGATACCTCGAGTAATGATGAAATCCTCGGCTTTACCGTCGGCCAGCTCGCGCAACTGGCGTGTATTGCTGAGGTCAGTGCAGCCAAAGCCGGCAATGTGACCGTCAATCAATCATTCAGCGATACGAACTGGCTCGATTTTGTCGCCAGCGCATTGGCGATTGGTCCGGTACTCGACCGCTGCGCCGAGCAGGGTGTCGGAGCGACGGTTCTGCAATGTGTTCGCGCGACTCAGGCTGTGGCGCGGGGCAATACCAACCTGGGCATGATCCTGCTGCTGGCTCCGTTATGCGCTGTGCCTCTGGATAAACCGCTGGAGACCGAGGTTCCGCGTGTGCTGGCGGAATTGACGCAGGCCGACGCCGACGCGGTGTACGAAGCGATCGCCCTTGCGCGACCGGGCGGGCTTGGCCGTGTAGAACACGGCGACGTGCATGACCGGCCAAAGATGAGTCTGATCTCCGCGATGACCCTGGCAGCCGACCGCGATGCGATCGCCAGGCAATACGCCAGCGGATTCGATGACATTTTCAAACGCATCGTGCCCGATCTGATTGTGCTCGCGCAACGCTATCCTCTCGATGCAGCGATTACATGGGTGCATGTGGCGCAGATGGGAGCTGAAGCAGATACGTTGATCCGTCGGAAATGCGGCGACGAGGCTGCCCATGAATGTCAGGATCGGGCAGCGGAAGTGTTCGAGGCTGCACTCAAGGGTGACCCACAGACACGCGCCAAGTTCGTCGAATTGGACAAATACCTGCGTGCGGAGGGTAACCTGCGAAATCCGGGAACATCCGCGGATCTTATCGCAGCAGGCCTTTTCGTCGCACTGCGCAATGGTGCGATCAAGTTGCCGACCGCGTGGGCACAACCCATGCGGCCGTGA